In Lasioglossum baleicum chromosome 1, iyLasBale1, whole genome shotgun sequence, the genomic window CCGCGTCAAAGACCGGTCGACGAATAGCCGGATGCTGACTCGCGAATCGTTTTTGCGTGACAGGTGCGGCCAAGAGACCAGGGTGATACCGAGGATCCTGCAGATGAGGATGCACTGGCTCAAATCCGAAAGGGAGAATCTACGGCTGTCCGAAGCAGGAATCTCGAAAGAAGTGAGTGCCGTCGGAAAACAGGGCTTCCATTCATCATTATCGATAATGAGAATTCTATTGATCATTCAGAGTTGCTGATCGGTCATGGACATTTTCGTGTTCGTTCAGAATTGTTGATTAATAATggatactttaatgttcattcaGAATTGCTGATTTATAATGAACATTTTTCATGTTCATCAAGAATCACtgaagaataattaaaatttgtcaTGTACGTTCAGACTTGCACATCCATAATGTGAATTCTGTTGACCATTCAGAATTGCTGATCGGTCATGGACATTTTCGTGATCATTCAAATTGCTGATCGGTCATGGACATCTTCATGATCATTCAAAATTGCTGATCGACaatgaatattttcatatttacaCGAGTTGCTGACAGATAATGAAAATTCTCTTGTTCATTCAGAATTGCAGATCGACTATGAATATTTTCATGTTTATTCAGAATTGTTAACAGATCATGTCAATTTGCTTGGTCATTCAGAATTGCAGATCGACTATGAATATTTTCATGTTTATTCAGAATGGTTGACAGATCATGTCAATTTTCTTGGTCATTCAGAATTGCTGAACGAAATAGAAAATGTTCGTGTTCATGTAGAATCGTTGATCGATCATCTAACTTTTCTTGGTCATTCAGAATTGCTGATCGACAATGGATATTTTCATGTTTATTCACAATTGCTGACAGATCATGTAAATTTTCTTGGTCGTTCAGAATTGTTGAGTGAAACACAAAATGATCGTGTTCATTTAGAATCGTTgatcgataatgtaaattttcttGGTCATTCATTTGCTGATTGCTGATCAAAGTAGAAAACGTTCGCCGAAGAAAATTCTCTTGTCCACTCCGCCTGATCCCGGAGGATGCTGTTCAAAGATTGTTGTACATGTATTTTGTCTGATCCTTCCAAAAATATGCACAGCATGAATCCAGCATCCGCTGGACCAGGCAGGAGAAGCGTCGGCTCGTTATCAATGTTGAATGTGGACCATTCCAGCGTGTAATACGAGCCCGTTTCGAGATACGAGTATATTAATTACGGAATAATCATTTGCCGCAGGTGATGGACAGCGCGATAGCAGCGTTCTGTCTGGAGATCATAGCGCGACACGCGGAGCCAGCTCCGCGCTTGTGCAATAAGGATCCCCTCACTCTGAAGATGGGCTCGTACATTCTCGATCTCTTTCCAAATGCCAAGTTTATCTTCATGATCCGCGACGGCCGTGCCACCGTGCATTCCATTATCTCGAGAAAGGTAGGAGACCCGATCGAAGCGTTCACTCGCGCGCGCACTCAGCTGCCTCTATACGCCGCTGGTTCATTTATGCAAATCTATCCCACTTGATTCGCGAATATTAAAACGCCGTCTATCCGGCAGTGCCCGTAGGACGGGAAATAAAAGGAGAACAGCAAGGAGAATTCGCGCGCGGCCGAGGAATCCACCGGCGATATTTTGGGCGCGCATCGAAAATCCGGACGCAAAATGTAAATCTCTGTAAAACGAACTGCCGCACTAtaggccaaaccgacgaaatctgtgtcaaaatcaaagaactttcgatagaaatgagataaagcgatgaaattttttttaaatgaaagctggaactgcagaatatgggacaattatggagattgtggtacgaacgttttttaacgttgaaagaattcgttaaacttgcacaatttcaagaaaattgtggtttttccaataccacgcgcggaaaaaattattttttaacgtgcgacacatcatgtcccgtagattttttcacgctgatttcaaatctgattTCAAAGTttatctacgacctcaggattttgcaagaaatcgatccgcgcgtggtactggagaaaccacattttcttgaaattatgcaagtttaacgaattctttgaaggttaaaaaacgttcgtaccacaatctccataattatgccatattctgcaaagtttcagctttcattttaaaaaaaattcatcgctctatctcatttctatcgaaagttctttgattttgacacagtaGTGGCCCGAAATCGAGAAATTCaatgacattttgttataacttttgaaccattagagatatcgcaatgaaattttcaccaaaGCTATTTCAAAACAGCCATTTTTAACTATagctaattaaatattttttgcatttgttaaacaatactttttaattgattttcattcatactttttattttgtccaaatatgtattttatatttatgtttcatacACGTAACactttatggaatacgtaaaatataaattcgagaagaaagaagagataTCGCGACGAAATTTAGAATCAAGAACACATTAATGTTAATTGTTCTCGTAGTAAAGTATGTTTTTGTCACGGTAGTGTTTCTGatgtaaacaaaaattattccGGCTTCTCTTCGCAACCGGCGGAACTGCTTCTGACACGGCGCCGATTCGCAAATTACTTGTTTTGCAAATGGCTATTTTAGCTGGCCGTCGAAGCTCGGGCTGACGTAAATCATTTGCAATTCCGTCGTTCAGAGTTGTTTAGAATCAATGGCGGCCATATACTTGTGTACAAATAATCCTACCTTCAGTTTTAAACTATTAGATTGTCGCTTATGAAATGTCCTATAATGCGACAACCGAATAGTATGAAGTAAAATACGTGAATACCGCAAACTGTTCGAAATTGTCCGGATGCGAATAATGTCCCTCTACAGTTAGATGATTAACAAATGACTTGTACATAAGTAAATGACCTCCAGCGTAAGATAGTGAATGATGAGTACTGAATGATAATCGCGCATCTTCCAGGTCACCATCACTGGCTTCGATCTATCCTCCTACAGGCAATCGTTGATCAAGTGGAACCACGCGATCTCGATCATGTACGGACAGTGCAAGGAAATAGGATCAGATAAGTGTCTGATGGTTCCGTACGAGCAGCTGGTGCTGCACCCGCGTCAATGGATGAAGAAGATTCTAAACTTCTTGGACGTTCCGTGGAACGAGTCCGTGATGCATCACGAGGAGTTCATTAATAAGCCGGGCGGCGTGCCTCTGAGCAAGTAAGAGACCCAGCTGACGAAGCAACAATTTTCGTGTTCGAGAATGATGTCATTCCGAGGGAATGAGGCTCGTTCTGCGAAAAAGGACGATCGACTCTCGCGTCCTAGTCTGTTGAAACGACCGAACGTTAAATTCTGTATTTTCGGTATGCAGGGTGGAGAGGTCGTCGGATCAGATCATAAAGCCAGTCAACTTGGAAGCACTGACCAAGTGGGTCGGCCACATTCCGGACGACGTAGTCAGAGAAATGCCTGACATCGCGCCGATGCTGTCTGTGCTCGGCTATGATCCTTATGCTAATTCGCCGGTTTACGGAGCACCGGATAGGCTGGTCAGCGAAAACACCAGACGGTACGTATTCGGTTTCGAATGATACTTCTGCGGACCCGGAATCGTTCCTTCGATCGAGCATCCAAGGCATCCTCTagaacaggcctggccaacgcgcGGCCCGCGGGCCGCATGTGGCCCGCCATGTTAAATTGTGCGGACCGCCaaacgattttatatttctattgaaacttttgtttcttgttgtatgtatacaaaaaatattaaatatagtccagtcaacgaaaagttgtagagggaaatggaaggaacacaatttttaacttttttaactttttaaatgACGAAACCAACAATCTAAACTATTTTATGGATCGTCAGGGACCTAGCGATACCAACTAACGATAAGAGCTAAGAATAGcagattaataataaaaatataaattcaatgtGACTTTTGATGTCGTCGTGACGATACCATGTTTATTCTTGCAGGGTGCTAGCGAACGGGGAAGTGTGGGCGGCGAGGGCGCGGCAATTTTCCCTGGAGAAGCTGATAGAGTTGAGCAAAGAGGAGGAGACCACCAACGCTGCAAACGCGTGACCTCGGTTACACGCTACCCTAGGCGCGCGGACCTTGAACCTGTACAATTTCTGCAACGTTTAACAAGCTGGTAAAAGCTCACGGCACGGCCAGTTCTAACCGAGTGCCGTTGAAAGAGCGAATTCCTTCTCGTCGTTTGGCTCTTCTCGGTAGGATTCGGAGACAGCGGACCGTGACCGAGCGGGAAATAAGCACGCGAGCTCTGGACTACTTTAATTGTAAGATTGAGCGTGTACACTCGGAGGCAACGGTACAGCGGGTCGGGGAATCCAGCAAAACCTCGAGGAGAAGCTGAAGAAGACCTTAAGAAGAAGAGCCCTGAAGAAGATCCTCGAGACGAGGACCGTTCTTCTTCGAACATCTTCAGAACCGGTCTGCAAGGGGAACTAATTTAGATAGGGCCTGCTTTGCACGAGACAATGGTCACGGAACCTTTCGTTGGTCAAATCCCTGTTAATTGATCCACGTTGTTCTTGCTTTCTCGTTGTCTCCGAATGTACACGCTGAACTCCCGTATTCGCTTGCGAACGATTGCagttagtgttgtataaagctcgagtcttcgaagctccagagctcagtcttaaagagttCTTCTATAGAATAGTCTTTAAGattgagctctggagcttcgaagactcgagctttatacaacactaattGCAGTTCGCACGACTACGCGACGATGGTTATTCTCTCTGTATATTTTAACCGGTAGATGTTTAAACTGCGATGCGGCACTTGCGTTCGTAAACGGTTGCTTCGCCTGATGCAGCGAAGTCGGAGCGATCCGGCGTTAACGGACGGTTCGACCCTTTCGCTGATAGTCGGATGTCTGTGCGAAAACTGCCACGGGCTGATTCGATTCTTCCATGAAAATGTTAACCCTTGGccctcgagtggtgactcggaAGCGCCACGAAAAATtgccgtaccattattcaagttaaatcaattactaaacatttaagcatTGTACGAGTTATGATATCAATTTCACATccatgaaatttaaaaagttatagagaatattctaggtcgaacagatgtttcattttcgagtgaaAAGGGTTAACGTTAAATCGACCCGCCAGGTCTTGCATATCCCACCTGTTCTGGCAGCAAAAGGGTCGGCGCGATCATCACCGAACTCGCATCCTTCCGCGAACGAAATGCCGTGCAACTGGTCGCCGATTGCTCTCGTTTCGTTTATCCAGTTTCTCTTTTTCGTTGACGCGACCAACCGGAACCGTCGGAGACCCGCTAAACAATTTCTGTATAGTCTTGACCAACGGCCAGTGACTGGAACACGTAGACCGCTGAGGTTCGAAGCCAACACCGCGGAGCTCGTGGAGCAAGGTTGTTTCTTCTCGAACGAACGGAAGAAAGCGGAAACGATGAAGTCTTCTATtcttttctctatttttttttttttattacattctTGCATTGCGTAACGCGGAATAAATTTTCTCTTAGTAACGAAAAGTACTTATCGATCGTCGTCCGAACAAGATCCAAATGATACAACGTTTCAAGCTCTTGCGTTCCTTCTTTTGATACTTCCTTCTTTCTCGTATTTTCTATGTTTACGGAGTAGGCGGTGATTATATccatcagcgattccgcaccagTTAGGATGAGCTTGATACATGTTTtccgtagactgtggattttatgcggtTACAGACTGCAAAGACATTAGACGATTTTCGGAATATTCTTTCACTATCCTTGACCTACTCTGAACTTTAAAGAAGCTATTTTTCCTGTTTCAAAGAACAgatttgttttcattttatttatgtttCTGACActtgacaaaaattattttagtgATGACAATATGGACACGTTATTTTCGAGTAATCAGAATGATTAACGGAAAGAATAAATTTCGTATTCTTGCAAATGATTCTTAAACGTTCTCTTTTGCATAACGATTGCTAGTCTGCTGATAAGACATTCCAAACTAATCAAAATTGCTGCGATATCGCCAATGTGaataattatcaagtaggtTAAGAACAATAGCGAATATTAAGTGAACGCGTTCGCTGCCCGTTTTAAGGATTTTTGCTCCATCTTATAACGCAAAGATCGGTAAAAGATCTGGACAGTTCTTGCGTGTGTAAtgttctgtgtgtgtgtgtaaataATACATTGTGTAAATtagcagcgaacgtgttagagCCTCCCTGTTAACAAAAAATACTCGGTGTTCGGCAGCTTATTGCAAAATATGACCCGTGAATGAATCTCCGGACACTGATCGTCTCGTGCGCAATGGTTCTTGAGTTCTAGGAACGCGAAACTGTCGTGAGTTTCTTGTTGTCTCAATCGTATTACTATTTGTAAGCCGCCTAAAACACGTGGACGCGCAGGCGAATTGTTTAACCGGTCCCtcgatttatattataattaagcCGCGTACTTTCGTTGTCGATGGTCGATCATAGTACGCAACGATGGTTGTCGCAGCAAATATTATTGTAACGATAAATGTCCCCCATTGTTGGTAGACCCTTGTCTGAACGGCGACCACGACAGGTGCAACAACTTCGATGTGGCATTACGTCATTCGTGTAAACCATGTTACTGTCTATCGaattatacaattaaattattttaatattacagaAACCCCTGCGTGTGTAATTTACCCTCGCCTGGCACAAATCGGAATAATCTATCTATAAACTATCCGACAAATAAGATTGTGCGTTTTCCAAACCGGATAGAAATTGATATGATTCATGAATAGTGGCACGCGTTCGTTTCACGTGCGATTGTATTCGAAccagacaaatctaaaatgcaTGCTATCGAATTACAGTTACTGAACGGACGTTATTGTAATTTACGAGCCGGTCGTGATCATAAAATTATTCTTgtttgtaatatatgtatagaacgTAACGGGTTGTCGTTAAAGCGATTGAAATCCATTGGGAACGCAATACACAGTTGCTATAATAATGTCACGATTAAACGGAATGGATGGATTAGCAGATTTGAATTTTGCAC contains:
- the Tpst gene encoding tyrosylprotein sulfotransferase — protein: MSFLLSRGGRKGPIICFVGLLFIFALYQLGIICGSMKSVPTAMMVAKEKYVMGPFDHKRYTYDRYMPLIFIGGVPRSGTTLVRAMLDAHPDVRCGQETRVIPRILQMRMHWLKSERENLRLSEAGISKEVMDSAIAAFCLEIIARHAEPAPRLCNKDPLTLKMGSYILDLFPNAKFIFMIRDGRATVHSIISRKVTITGFDLSSYRQSLIKWNHAISIMYGQCKEIGSDKCLMVPYEQLVLHPRQWMKKILNFLDVPWNESVMHHEEFINKPGGVPLSKVERSSDQIIKPVNLEALTKWVGHIPDDVVREMPDIAPMLSVLGYDPYANSPVYGAPDRLVSENTRRVLANGEVWAARARQFSLEKLIELSKEEETTNAANA